One window of Nicotiana tomentosiformis chromosome 11, ASM39032v3, whole genome shotgun sequence genomic DNA carries:
- the LOC108947433 gene encoding uncharacterized protein, giving the protein MEFYKLFGFVGILKESIQPIPKNGKILGLITMIYLLFTSIFFLIFKSMSDSLLRDMFIKESIIPISSANGSTIASLLSSIKQNTKLVLAIDFSFIFFIFFFISFFSTNAIILIFAASYFSETLSVKDLGIKILRSCIRLFFTMFYTTILVIGYFFFCLSMSTPLFYSMNDFLKVVAFAILSYIIYLYISIVWVLALVVSAVEEGCYGIMALGKAGKIIKGNEMKGFILNILFNLLALMIFQGTQIVHNMIIMLILVNVCCLWKVFQLVAYTVLYIDCKKNQGDEIIEFQGSIDYSKISNLPLIIDGTPYRV; this is encoded by the coding sequence ATGGAGTTTTATAAGTTGTTTGGTTTTGTGGGAATTCTAAAGGAATCCATTCAACCTAttccaaaaaatggaaaaatcCTGGGATTAATAACCATGATTTACCTTCTTTTCACTTCAATCTTCTTCTTGATATTCAAATCCATGTCTGATTCCTTGTTAAGAGACATGTTTATTAAGGAATCCATCATTCCTATTTCTAGTGCAAATGGTTCTACAATTGCTTCTCTACTTTCTAGTATTAAACAAAATACTAAACTTGTTTTGGCCATTGACTTTTCATtcatttttttcatatttttttttatctcattcttctccactaacgCAATAATCTTGATTTTTGCTGCCTCGTACTTTTCTGAAACCTTATCTGTCAAGGATTTAGGTATCAAGATTTTAAGATCATGCATAAGGCTATTTTTCACAATGTTTTACACCACAATTCTTGTTATTggatattttttcttttgtttatccATGTCAACTCCTTTATTTTATTCCATGAATGATTTCTTAAAAGTTGTTGCGTTTGCAATATTGTCCTATATTATTTATCTCTATATATCGATAGTTTGGGTACTAGCCTTAGTCGTTTCAGCTGTTGAAGAAGGTTGTTATGGAATTATGGCTCTTGGAAAAGCTGGAAAAATTATTAAGGGCAATGAGATGAAAgggtttattttaaatattttgttcAATTTATTGGCTTTAATGATTTTTCAGGGTACTCAGATTGTTCACAACATGATTATCATGTTGATTCTAGTGAATGTTTGTTGTTTGTGGAAGGTGTTCCAACTAGTAGCTTATACAGTTCTATATATTGATTGCAAGAAGAACCAAGGGGATGAGATTATTGAATTTCAAGGAAGTATTGACTATAGCAAAATCTCCAATTTGCCATTAATAATTGATGGTACACCATATAgagtttaa